TACCCAGAAGATCTGCAAGGCCATGAAGGCCGTGGCCACGGCCAAGATGGCCCGGGCCCAGGCGACCGTGGTCGCCGCGCGGCCTTACGCCCGGCAGCTGCACGAGGTGCTGGGCCGGGTGGCTTCCGCGGCCACTGACGTGCAGAATCCCCTGTTGACGGTACGTGAACCGAAAAAGGTGTGCTACATCGTAATTACCGCCGACCGCGGTTTGTGCGGCGGTTTCAACTCCAACCTCCTGCGCACCGCCGTCCGGGAACTGAACAAGTGGGACGACTTCAGCCTGGTGGCTGTGGGCCGCAAGTGCCGGAACTTCTTCCGCTTCCGGGAGTGGGAGCGGGATGCGGAGTTCATCGGCCTGGGCGAGGACATCCGGTTTGAGCAGGGCCAGGAGATCGCCCGGTTTGCGATCAACAAGTACATCGCCGGCGAGTACGACGCGGTGTACATGGTGTACAGCAAATTCGTGAACATGCTGGTCCAGCAGCCGACCGTGGTGAAGCTCCTCCCGGTGGAGCCGCCGGCCGAGGAGGCCGTCGCGGCAAAGGCCGGGGAAGGGGAAGAGGCGGCCGCCCCGAAAAAGACGAGGGTCGACTACATCTTCGAGCCCTCCGCCGCGGACGTCCTGGATTACCTGTTGCCCAGGTACGTGGAGAACAGCGTGTACCATGGTTTGATCGAGTCCAAGGCCAGCGAGCAGAGTGCCCGCATGATGGCGATGGATGCGGCCACCAAGAACGCGGGTGAAATGATCGATCGCCTGACGCTCCAGATGAACCGGCTGCGCCAGGAAGGCATCACCAAGGAGTTGCTGGACATCGTCGGCGGCGCGGCGGCACTCGAATAATGTTCGTGAGGAGGTTCGGGGAACACAATGAATGTAGGTGAGGTAGTCCAAATCATCGGCGTTGTGGTGGACGTCCGGTTCCCGCCGGGCCAGGTTCCCGAGATTTACAACGCCTTGACCATCGAGACCGACAAGGTGGACGCGTTCGGGCGCAAGTTCGACCTGACGCTGGAAGTGGCGCAGCACCTGGGGAACAACGTGGTGCGCACCGTGGCCATGTCCACCACCGACGGCCTGGTCCGCGGCGCCAAGGTCACCGACACCGGTGCGCCGATCAAGGTGCCGGTGGGCCGTCCCGTCCTGGGCCGGCTGATCGACGTGCTGGGCCTGCCGATCGACGGGCTGGGCGACATCAAGGCCGAGACCTATTACCCGATTCACCGTCCGGCCCCGCCGCTGGTCGACCAGTCGACCAAGGTGGAGCAGCTGGAGACCGGCCTGAAGGTGATCGACCTCCTGGTGCCCTTTATGAAGGGCGGCAAGATCGGGATGTTCGGCGGCGCCGGCGTGGGCAAGACCGTTATCGTTATGGAGCTCATCAACAACATCGCCAAGCAGCACGGCGGCATCTCGGTGTTTGCGGGCGTGGGCGAGCGGACCCGCGAGGGTAACGACCTCTTGCTGGAAATGACCGAGTCCGGCGTGTTGGACAAGACCATGATGTGTTTCGGCCAGATGAACGAGCCCCCGGGCTGCCGCCTGCGGGTGGGCCTGACCGGGCTGTGCCTGGCCGAGTACTTCCGCGACGAGGAAGGCGCGGACGTGCTGATCTTCATCGACAACATCTTCCGCTTCGCCCAGGCCGGTACCGAGGTCTCCGCGCTGCTGGGCCGCATGCCGTCCGCCGTGGGTTACCAGCCCACCCTGGCGACGGAAATGGGCCAGCTTCAGGAGCGGATCACCTCGACCACCAAGGGTTCGATCACGTCGGTGCAGGCCGTGTACGTGCCCGCCGACGACCTGACCGACCCGGCCCCGGCGAACACCTTCGCCCACCTGGACGGCACCGTGGTGCTGTCCCGGCAGATCGCCGAGCTGGGTATTTACCCGGCGGTGGACCCGCTCGACTCGGTGTCGCGGATTCTCGACCCGAACGTCGTGGGGGCCGAGCACTACCAGGTGGCGCGCGGCGTGCAGAAGGTGCTGCAGCGGTACAAGGAGCTGCAGGACATTATCGCCATCCTCGGGATGGAGGAACTTTCCGAAGAGGACAAACTGATCGTGGTCCGGGCCCGCAAACTGCAGCGGTACCTGTCGCAGCCCTTCCACGTGGCCGAAGCTTTCACCGGCTCGCCGGGGCGGTACGTGTCGCTCAAGGACAACATCCGCGGGTTCCAGGAAATCCTGGACGGCAAGCACGACGGCCTGCCGGAGGACGCCTTCTACATGGTCGGCACCATCGACGAGGCGGTGGAGAAGGGCAAGAAGATCCTCGAGGCCTAGAGCGGCGGCGGGGATCGCGGGAACCGGTCAACGAGCAAGTAAGGATGTGGATATGAATGGCGGATTCCACCCAAAAGGTTTCCATCGTTACCCCTGAGCGGGTGATCTACGGAGACGAGGCCCGTTTCGTCCACGTCCGGGGTACCGACGGCGATCTGGGTTTCCTGCCGGGGCACACCGCGCTTATTTCCAGCTTGAGGCCCGGCCTGCTCCGCATCCAGAAAGAGGGCCAGTGGAACACGTTCGTAGTTGCGGGCGGCTTCGTGGAGGTCCGTGACAGCCGGGTGGTCGTGCTGGCCAACGCTGCGGAGCGCCCCGAGGAGATCGACCTCGCCCGGGCGGAAAAGGCCAGGGAGCGCGCCGAGAAGCGCCTGGCCGCCAAGGACCCCGAGATCGACGTGGTCCGGGCCAAGGCGGCGCTGGCGCGCGCCACGGCCAGGATCGAAGCGGCCGGACAGATCAGGCGCTAAAAGCTAAAGAGTCCGAAAGGGCAGCGAGCGGGAAAAAGACCGAGGTAGGGCATCACCTCGGTCTTTTCACGCGCGAAAAAAGGGGCCTGGCCCCTTTTGGGGCTCCCGTAAGCGTCAAATACTCCCCACCCAGTAAAACAAGCGATAACTAGACTGGTGATTATTCACCCGATCACGCGCGAAAAAAGGGGCCTGGCCCCTTTTTTGGAATCCCTCCTCCGCCGGGTGAAAGGGAACAGTCCCCTTTGGGCCTTAGGGGGACTGTCCCCCCTAGGGTACCCTGTCCCCCTAGGGTGTCCTCGTCGTATAATTTACGCCCAAAAGACATAAACTCCTGGGTAAAGAGCCAGATATTGGCATACGGAGGGATAAACCCTGGTGCGGAGATTGTTCTGGGGCCTGGTACTGCTGGCCGTCGCGGCGGCGATCGCCTTTCCCGACGCCGCGCAGGAATACGCCCGGCGGTTGGCGGACACCGGGAAACCGGAGGTCCGGACCGACGTGCGGTTGTACCGCCACCAGACCGGCCAACTGACAGACCTGTCCCTGGAGGACTATGTGGTTGGAGTGGTGGCCGCCGAAATGCCGGCCGGCTTTCACCCGGAGGCCCTGAAAGCCCAGGCGGTGTGCGCGCGCACCTATATGTTGAAACGCCTGATGGCCGGCGGCGTGGCCAACAGCCCGCACCCCGGGGCGGACGTGAGCGATGACCCGCGCCTGGGCCAGGGGTGGGTATCCCGCGAGGAGCTGCGGGAACGCTGGACCACCTGGGATTATTACCGGAACTACTACAAGATCAAGCGGGCGGTGGACGCCACCGAGGGATTGGTGCTCACCTTTGAGGAGCAGCTTATCGATCCGTTGTACCACTCCTCCTGCGGCGGGGTGACCGAGAATTCCGAAGACGTGTGGAAATTCAGGGTGCCTTACCTGCGGAGCGTGATCTGCCCTTATTGCACCGACCCGTACCCCGGCGAGCGGCGCGTCTTCGCGCTGGAGGACGCGGACGAAGCGCTCGGCACCAATCTGGCGGCCGTGGCGGTGGCCAAAGTACCTGCGGCTGCGGAAGTTCCCACGGGCGTCGGAGGCGGTACGCCCCCCACCAAAGCGTCCGACGCTGCTGTTGGGCTCATTGAAGTCCTGGCGTACACATCCACCGGGCGTCCCAAGCTGCTGTCGTTCAACGGGCGGGAGGTCACCGCCACCACGGTGCGGGACCGCCTGGGCTTGCGTTCGACAAATTTCACGCAGACCATCGAAGGCGGGCGACTCATCATTGAGACCAGCGGGCACGGCCACGGCGTGGGCCTTTGCCAGTACGGCGCCCGGGGTCTGGCCGAGGCCGGGCATGACTTCCGGAGTATCCTGGAACACTACTACACCGGCGTCCGCGTCGAACCCTTCTAAAAAGACAACCAGGCCCCCGCCTTCGGCGGCGGCACCATCGGAAGGATGAAAATACCCCTCACCCTGACCCTCTCCCAGAGGGAGAGAGGATTTTCAGGGTAGCAGAAAAAGATGTCAGACATCTTTTCACCTTCGAGCAGACTGCCAATTCTACATCTCAAAGAAAAGGGAAAAAGGTGTGTCGCCCCTTTTATTCAAGACACCTCTCTTGTGCACCTTTCTCCTGAATCTGCTTGACTCCGGTGCTCCGGCGCCTGACGGCCCCAAGACCTGCCGGCACACCGGCGGTTTCCTGCCGCCAGGAACCCATTTTGTTTTTGTGGCCAAGCATTACGGCGTTTTTGCCGCATATAAATCACCTAACCAGCCTGACCGGGAGGTAAGGTGATGCAGGAATATATTCAGAAGCGGGTGCTGGACATCTGCGCCTACATTCTGGACTCCAAGGCGACGGTCCGCCAGGCGGCCACCGTTTTCAAAGTCAGCAAGAGCACGGTTCACAAAGACATGACCGAAAGACTGCCCTCATTGAACAAGAAATTGGCCAACCGCGTGCGCATAGTCCTGGAACACAACAAATCGGTACGGCACCTGCGGGGGGGCGAGGCCACCCGCAAGAAGTATAAAGAAACAGGGTAAGTTTTTGGGGAAACGGGAGGAATATATCCATATTATGTAGAATCAACAAAGATTAAGGATCACCACCGTGGTTTTGACCTCCGGTAGCTTGCGGCACGTCGCCTTGGCGTGCCCCTGAGTGTGGTTTCACCCCCACATTTCTTTTTTCGGCGCCGGTTTGGACAGGCCTGTAAATCGAAATCGGGTTTCCCATTATTCAGGATGTCTGTATAGACACATAGACATCCAAGGGTTTCGGGAACTAGTAACAGAAACGGAGGCAGACAGCGTGTTGAACTTCGTGCCCGATATCGGCGTCGACTTGGGAACGGCCTCGGTCCTGGTGTTTGTGAGGGGCCGGGGCATAGTGCTGCGCGAACCATCCGTCGTGGCGATCAACAGGGACAGCGGACAAGTCATTGCCGTGGGCACCGAGGCCCGGCGCATGCTGGGACGGACTCCCGGGAACATCGTGGCCGTGCGCCCTATGCGGGACGGGGTGATCGCTGACTTCGACGTCACCGAGAAGATGCTCCGTTACTTCATCAGTAAGGCGGGTGCCCGCCGCTTTCTGTTCCGGCCCCGGGTGATGGTCTGCATTCCGGCCCAGGTGACCGGCGTGGAGGAGCGGGCGGTGCGCCAGGCGGTGGTGCAGGCCGGGGCGCGCCAGGCCCACGTGATCGAGGAGCCGATGGCCGCCGCGCTGGGAGCGGGCATGGACGTGTCCCAGGCCTCCGGGTCCA
The sequence above is drawn from the Bacillota bacterium genome and encodes:
- the spoIID gene encoding stage II sporulation protein D — encoded protein: MRRLFWGLVLLAVAAAIAFPDAAQEYARRLADTGKPEVRTDVRLYRHQTGQLTDLSLEDYVVGVVAAEMPAGFHPEALKAQAVCARTYMLKRLMAGGVANSPHPGADVSDDPRLGQGWVSREELRERWTTWDYYRNYYKIKRAVDATEGLVLTFEEQLIDPLYHSSCGGVTENSEDVWKFRVPYLRSVICPYCTDPYPGERRVFALEDADEALGTNLAAVAVAKVPAAAEVPTGVGGGTPPTKASDAAVGLIEVLAYTSTGRPKLLSFNGREVTATTVRDRLGLRSTNFTQTIEGGRLIIETSGHGHGVGLCQYGARGLAEAGHDFRSILEHYYTGVRVEPF
- the atpG gene encoding ATP synthase F1 subunit gamma is translated as MPALRDFRRRIKSVKSTQKICKAMKAVATAKMARAQATVVAARPYARQLHEVLGRVASAATDVQNPLLTVREPKKVCYIVITADRGLCGGFNSNLLRTAVRELNKWDDFSLVAVGRKCRNFFRFREWERDAEFIGLGEDIRFEQGQEIARFAINKYIAGEYDAVYMVYSKFVNMLVQQPTVVKLLPVEPPAEEAVAAKAGEGEEAAAPKKTRVDYIFEPSAADVLDYLLPRYVENSVYHGLIESKASEQSARMMAMDAATKNAGEMIDRLTLQMNRLRQEGITKELLDIVGGAAALE
- the spoIIID gene encoding sporulation transcriptional regulator SpoIIID, whose amino-acid sequence is MQEYIQKRVLDICAYILDSKATVRQAATVFKVSKSTVHKDMTERLPSLNKKLANRVRIVLEHNKSVRHLRGGEATRKKYKETG
- the atpD gene encoding F0F1 ATP synthase subunit beta, which encodes MNVGEVVQIIGVVVDVRFPPGQVPEIYNALTIETDKVDAFGRKFDLTLEVAQHLGNNVVRTVAMSTTDGLVRGAKVTDTGAPIKVPVGRPVLGRLIDVLGLPIDGLGDIKAETYYPIHRPAPPLVDQSTKVEQLETGLKVIDLLVPFMKGGKIGMFGGAGVGKTVIVMELINNIAKQHGGISVFAGVGERTREGNDLLLEMTESGVLDKTMMCFGQMNEPPGCRLRVGLTGLCLAEYFRDEEGADVLIFIDNIFRFAQAGTEVSALLGRMPSAVGYQPTLATEMGQLQERITSTTKGSITSVQAVYVPADDLTDPAPANTFAHLDGTVVLSRQIAELGIYPAVDPLDSVSRILDPNVVGAEHYQVARGVQKVLQRYKELQDIIAILGMEELSEEDKLIVVRARKLQRYLSQPFHVAEAFTGSPGRYVSLKDNIRGFQEILDGKHDGLPEDAFYMVGTIDEAVEKGKKILEA
- a CDS encoding F0F1 ATP synthase subunit epsilon: MADSTQKVSIVTPERVIYGDEARFVHVRGTDGDLGFLPGHTALISSLRPGLLRIQKEGQWNTFVVAGGFVEVRDSRVVVLANAAERPEEIDLARAEKARERAEKRLAAKDPEIDVVRAKAALARATARIEAAGQIRR